From the genome of Primulina huaijiensis isolate GDHJ02 chromosome 11, ASM1229523v2, whole genome shotgun sequence:
TAAATGCAACACCAGCAGCAGATCCGATGACTAATATGGATCCACCTGTACCAGCACAATATGCTACGAGCTGCCAGAATTCAGAATCTTGAAAGAAAGATGATAAATCATACATGCCCATTGTTGCAGCAACCAACGGTACATTGTCGATAACTGCTGATACAACTCCTATTGAACTAGCAATCAGCTCGACCCTCAGAATATCGGCATCAAGATAATCAGCACCTAGGGATGGCTATTCTAGGGAAGGAACGTAAATCATAGACTGTGGATAATTGGTCACAACCATGATCAATTCTCATGGTCCTTGTGGCAGAAACACATGTAGCCTTCTGCTGAGAAACCTATAAATCaagttttcagtttggcatATCGATCATAAAGTGGCACTTAGCACAAAAAAATTGACTTGTAATTTGATCATCAGCTTAAAATTTTGTATAGTTACAAATGCTTGCTCCACAGATAAGTATTAAAACAAATGAAACTATTTGATACCATGATTCTACTTGGAAACCTTAGCTTCGACATTTAGAGTCGAAATACAAGATACTCATATGGAATCGTACTTAACATTATAACTCACATGGTACACGATATCGATGAAGTATTTCCGGTGTATCATTTTCCCACATCCAGGACacaataataaaagtttaaaaattttagttttgacattcaaaacaTTCATTGGACgtcgtatgatttaaaacatTGATAATGTGTTTATAATTGTttacctttgcgtatttaaaTCTAGATACCAAATCAATCTGAGATTAGCCGAGTTGATCTTTATTGTAAATCTCTACAAACTGATCTTTCTCATTTGgtcatcaaatcaaatcaaatccacgatcaaaaataaattaaacaccaATTTTAGATAAACAAAGATAATTTAGACAACAGGAATCtgaacttattttttttaatagaatatTCGATTTTGCTTGAGCCTCCCTCCCAATTTGGTCTCCCACTTGTCTAAATCTTGAATTACCAAGAAAAACTAATTAGTTGGTGCCTTAAGTACGTGagtatcgatagagttgactcgtctcacagataaagattcgtgaaaccgtctcacaaaagacttactctTTTCAAACGCCCTTTCCGTTTCAGAAGAATCCCTTTCATAACTGAACTCCATTATCATTTTAACCAAAGCTCTTTTTTCAAGCTTCGATATATAACTACTTCAACATAACACAATCAAGACACATAACCACGTACCttcaaattacaaaattaatccttatttccatttttttatctttcaaatttcaatttttcaaataaaaaaattttaaaaaaataactcaTAAATCAGTTTCTTCGCAGCACAAACGTGGACAAAATTAAgcctaatatttttttattatataacacATGTGCGTCGTCCGGTCGCTGTAATAAGTAAATTCTTTAGAATTACACTAATAAAAGATGTATGcaattatttgttattattatttttaattttataaaataatactaaataattaacatgagattattttcaatttagaatagttgtttgatttaaatagaagttttgtttagatttttttttaggtaaaatataaaataacttgaagaaatttttaataaaataaaaaaaattatgaaattaaatattttgatgcaaaTGATCAACGATATTATGGAAATCGGCCTATGGATATGACACGTGTTGACATTTCCTTTGCCTGCTTGGCCAGTCAAATAAATTCCCAAATCCTGATAGCCATTGGGAGGCTTACAGTGAGATTGAGATGGCGGCAGCAACGCAGATTTCTTCTCCTCTCCGCTGCTACGCTTCAATTCGCGGTAGATTTGATATCATGTTGTTTTCGATGCTTCTTGTACTACCTACCATTCTTACTGTCCATGGTTACTCGCATTTTGCAGATGGCGGCGGGATGATTCCAGCACAAACTCTTGCCTTTGCTCCTCGTGTCCCGGGCAAATTCGGAACCGTATTTGCTACTGGCTGTCCTCTCTGTAAGATGTATTTGCTTCTTTTTGTCCCCAACAAGTTTTGATTTAATGTATGCTTGCTGTTACTTTCACAATTCGTATTTGTGTTTGTTGAGGAGAAACGGCAACGATTCTGCTTATCTTTCTCTCGCTGCTCGGTTCAGTTTATCGTTTTGGTAccttatgtttaattttttttggttatttcaACTGCTAATCTTAAAATGGAACGGAACGGAACTGAATTTTTGAATAGGACCGCTATGATGTATTGCGTGGCTCTTTGATTTTATGTATTTGTTTTATGGAGAGATAAAGTAATGGTTTTGGAAAAGTTTTGGCCTAAAATGTCAAAACAATTTTCCTTTTGAGGTTAATCGTGAACTTGGAAATAGAACAGTTGGTCGTGGAGCGAGAAGTCGCAAGGAGCTATAAAGAACTCGAAAAAAATCTTTGCCGCTGGGTGGATGGTTCGGTTTCTTTGTTGACATAGGCCAGAGTGGaagttttttagaaaaatttagaCTACTTTTAATTActtgtattttttgtttttacggTCCGGGGTTCTTTCATGAACACATAGCTCAATTATTTAGCTCATTGGGATCTATCGTCATGTGCTTCAGTTCAAGTATTATCATAAGAGATTGTGATAGTTTTAGAAAACTCAAGACATAAATCTGGCAGTGGCTACCGCCACTAACTCCTGCTTAGGCCCTGGTGAAGATGGACTTGGTTCAAGGAATTTGAGTGTAATCTTGCTAATGTACATTTTCTTTTCCAGTGATTCAGAAACCATTTTACCTGAGATTTACAgcacaaaattcaaaatctgTTTCCATTAGATGTGAGCAGAACACCAAGGAGGGGAATGGTTTAGATATATGGATTGGGAGACTGGCAATGGTAGGCTTTACTGCAGCTATTAGCATCGAAATCGCGACAGGCAAAGGACTCCTAGAGGTATTCCATCTGTACAAATGCTTTTGTTGAGATTTTGAATCTTCTATCGACAATTTTGCTTGAGTTTGAATTTTCCATTTCCTCTTAGTTATTCTTGGGCAGAGCAGGCAGCGGAGCTATGGGCACACTTTGACTGTCcttaaacgaaaaaaaaaattaaattttatatgtaattttttctaaaaaaaattcttgtgcCGCCCCCTCTTCCAGATCTCGGGTCCACCCTGGTTATGTGCTCTGTAATTTTGGTACGAGTAACATCATATATACTCAATGTAAGGCATTTCTAATGATATACATAGTTGGACGGGAGGATGCACATGGTCTTTCAAGTTCATGATATGAGATTCACTTTTCATTATGTTCTAAGTGACTTTAATTTGTTCTTTACCCTAAAAGAAGGGAAATACTAATAATATCATTTGGCTTTAATCATCAGTATAGCATAGAGTAAAAAGAAACCATAGCTGAGGAGGAGGGTATTTGAAAAGGCCAAAGGAAAAGGAAGAGTTGGCATTTTGTTCGGGTTTTTACACACCACAACAAGCTTTTGTTCAGGCACATGCAACGCATGATTCTGCGCCCTTGATGTTTCATTCTCCTCCCCAATCTTAGGAAGCCTAATCTGGGAGAGGCTTTTGTGGAGATTGGGAACTTTTGCTGGTATTATGTATCACAATCTAGGTCACTTGgtaatgcaaaaaaaaaactttagatACGGGCTCCGCTAGAAACTACTAGTTGTCCTTATTCATTTGGCAATAATAGACTAAAATTGCTGGAAGAGTCCGTTGTGTAGTTTTATAAAACCATGTCCACCTCTTCCATAATCGAGAAAGGGCGGGAAACCTCAGGAATAGAGTCATGTTTGATAATGAAAAGCCCGATGTTGATTGCATTAGCAAGAATTTTTCGAAATACCTCGAGCCATTGACATGGTGGATTTCTTGTTATAAGTAGGTTGTATTCTGATTTTGCGTTTAGGATATTATATCATGCCCAGTGTATTTGTACATTAACacattttttatcattttaatgaatgttatatttcattaaaaaaaaagaaagggtGGGAAACTTTTTATGATGGATTGAAGTTTGGTCTCGCTCCCCCAAGTGGTGAATTATAGTGAAATATTGACTCTTCCTATTTTCAGAATGTTGGGCTGATAACACCATTGCCCATAGCAGCATTGACAGTTACAGCACTGGTGGGAGTTCTACTCGCAGTCTTCATCTTCCAATCTGCATCCAACAGTTGATCAGTTATATTTCTCTCCCCACTTccattttcaaatctttttctGTTGAGTTACTATTTTTTGTCCGTGGATAATTTGCCATGTACTTGCCACTGAATATGTAAAGTCTGTCATACTTGTTTCCCAGTTTGTATGGCATTTGTGTGCATGCTCGGCAGATTATATTTCaaagtgaaatttgaaatatttttttaggaaaaaactgcatttaaaatttgaaatagtcAGTTAATGTTTTTATATAGATTATGTGTTTATATAGAACACCACCAAACGTCTACTATGACATTATAAAAATATCCATATGCTTCAAATACCAAAGGATATCTTTTCTTCATTTATGTAAGAAATGTTTTGTTAGGATTGAGACTTAGAATTTAATCCAATCACAAAAACTAGCTCAAAAGAGATAATtagttaaatttatatataaatttccaATGACTTGATTCAGTGGATGTGAGAAATTTAACACTCCTCGTGCCTAGGAGTAAACAATTAGAACGTGAAGTTTATGTTATCGGATGGTCCATATGTAATACAATACTAACAGTGGACTGTGTTCTGAcatcatgttaagattgagatttaAGTTTTACTCCAttccaataattatttcaaAGAATAGTATTGTCCTAGTCATATATATCAATTCCCGATGacttaaatataaacatttttaaaaattaaattggtGATTACACCTAACCCACCCACCTTGGAGGTTCATCGAACTTTTGATTTACCCTTAAATTGAGTGGAAGGGGTGACGGGTCCACCTGAAAATGGTACTCTTCTTTTTTAAAGTTGAATAGGGAAATGTCTGGATCTTTTTGGATACTTGTTCAAGatataaattgttttaaaaaagttttaaattctggtTTGAGGTTGTAATAAAACAGACAATAAGTTGGGAGTTATGAAGAACTGAAGAagaaatataatataaggaGTCTTGAAAACGAAGGAAATtatgatttggacaaaaaaaaaatttaaaagaaaaactttaatatttatttatattttcggGGTCTAGAAGGAAAATTTGGGAACTAAATCAAAGGAGCTTATTAGGCCATTTCAATGGAGTTAAATCACATTTTAGTACAGCATCGCTACTCCAATGGTCCTTGCAATTGCACCAAATTTGGCATTGCGATGATAtacgtttttaatttttttttacttattttttaatgatgacaaataattaaaaaaatagtttaattcaataaataataatctaattgaatttacagatatttaatatatattgaagctaattttataatgatttcaaaaatatttaattaacgaAAAAATTAATTAGTGCATCTAATAAATGcaatattataatttctaattcaaaatttaaaaatataaacttaaCTGTGATTATATAATTAAGTTGGTAATTATATGTCtaatttaaacattaattaatgtatcaattcatataatatataatttaacaactatataataattaaactaaaattttaaatgttattataATTGCATTTATTAATGATATAATATTAATAGTGTGTAAAtgatattaaataaatgataagaaataatgtaagaaaatttttaaaaatattctacGAATAATCTTTTTAGTGTGACACTTACTtatttgaagtaaatgggtAAAGACAAATGATGTACTTGgtgaaaaaattgaattattttagTGTAATTTCTGCAttaaaatagattttaaatCTGGAGATGACTTTAAGAAATTCGAATTAAAAATGTCAATGAGGTTGTTCTCTAGCTAGGGAAATCAATAGGTTAGTGCAAGTTTAAGCCTTTGCCCTTTCGGACATCAgagaaacaattatttaaaaagtgaATACCAAAACGTGGATcgagttttcaaatattaagcTCCGATTGTTGTGGGTTAAACATGTATGAATAAAAGTAGTATCGAGATGAgtgattttctaaaaaattctcATGCATCAAGCTGTCGACGTTATGTCGTTTGATCTGGTTGGTTAGGTAGATCGTAAAAAAGTGATGTCAGATCTTAACGGATAATATTTATCCTTTCTTGGATACATGAGTAAGTACTAGCAGACATACACGCACTTCATAGACTCATGAACTTAACAACTCGACCTATTAACACTCTCTTGATTAACAACTATAATTTTTTGTCTTATGATAAACGCTATAACATATTCTTGCAAAATATGAACAACATAGTACAAtgtaacaaataaaaataaaattgtttattCCTTGTAGGATGGTTATGTTATGCattgtaaatatataaaattaattcaaaatcaaattattatgatttacaaactgaacaaatattaaatatattttgatacatTGTTCAATGTGTATGCTGACATAGGGATCATGACAATTACTTATATGAATTTTTCTTGGATTCCTGTGAACCCCTCCGACATCCCTTGACCAATTTTtaactttaattttaatttttataaaattcatttatttgatCACAGCTTTCCTCCCATCATCCTTTTATATTGTGCAATTAATAATTTCTAGTGAATACTTGCTtgatttgatttaattcatTTCATGCGATGCGCATGTTATATTATGATATCAACCCCCTttaaatacaaaagaaatttaattattttgaactAATTGAAATTTCGTATTACGtcaattttttaaacatatttaaTCCTATGTATCATAAACCAAACATTTTAATTCGTTGTACGAGTATTCAAGTATATTTATTTTGGAATAATAGTTTGGATAGTTATCAAACATATTCTAATATTTCGAGCCAAACTCGAACTCGAGTCTAGATTCGaatctaaatttaattaaaaagttaaaatttttcgAGCTTCAAATCATGCTCGAAATAATATTATCTCTGTGGTGAAATGAATCTTCGACTAATCCATGAATTTTCtaactttatattttttattataaaatattatttcacaaaaacttgtgtgatacggtctcacgggtcgtatttgtgagacggatatcttatttgggtcatccatgaaaaagtattactttttatgctaagagtattacttttNTtctatcgataataataaaaatattatacacaGCTGCGTATGTATAATAActagtttattttaaaattaatccaATAATACAAAAAGTATGCACAGGcactgaaaaataattataattaataatatctCTACACGAcagaaatttatatataaaatataaataaaaatctaaagACATTGACTTTAACTGACCCTCGATACTTCGTGTTTCCCACCATAAGCCTGCTGGCATACTGACTTAGGTTTCTGCAATTTCGAGCATAGTTCCGAAGAAACCGGGCAATTCTCCAGGCAATTATCTCCCAGACTACCGGAAACCGGTCCCCCGCCAGCGAAAAGCCCCGCCGGAGGAGACCCATTCAGATAATTCCCGTCAAGATATAGTCTCTGCAAATATTCCATCCTGCTGAACTGCTTCGGAATCGGTCCTCTGAAATGGTTGTGGCTCAATGCCAGTGACCGCAGCATCGGGTATTCCGTAAAATTCACAGGCAGAAGCCCCTCGATTTTATTGAAACTCAGATCAACGGCCACGAGATCGCTGCCGAAGCCCGAGGGAGGCTTGGCGACGAAGGCAATTGTGAAGGAATTGTTTGATAAATTTACTTGCTGCAAAGAAGGCAAGAGGAAGAGCCAAGAATCCAGCGTCCCGGAGAACAAGTTATCGCTCAGCTCCAACACCATTAACAAGGCCATCCCGGAGAAAGAATATATGGGTAAGTACCCGGACAATGAATTGGATTTAATTGCTAGCTCCTTGAGATTTGGCGGAAGTATGGGGATATTTTCGGTGAGATTATTGTAGCTGACGTCGAGGTTGGCTAACCCGGTCAGCGAATTCATATCCGGCAACGTGCCGGAAAGCGAGTTGTGGGAAACATCCAGGGTTTCGAGGGATTTAAGATTCGTGAGGGAAGAAGGGATTGAACCCTCGAAGTAATTAGCTCGAAGGATCAAACTTTTCAAGTTGAGAAGGGAAGAAATGGAGGAGGGAATAGTGCCGTAGAAAGCGTTATCGCTGAGGTCGAGTGTGATGAGTCGAGTGAGCTTGGATATGAGCGGGCTGAGGGTTCCGGAGTAAGATTGCGAATCAAGGGTGAGCTGGATGACTCGGTTTCCGGAGCATGTGACGCCACAGGTGAAGTCCGTGGTTCTCGGGGCCGAGCATGGGTCGGTGGAGAAGTTCCAGGTGGCGAGGCAGGAGGTGGGAGGGATGGAGGCTGGTTTTACGGCGGACTTGAAGGCCATTAGGGCGGTGATATCTCCGGGGGAGGTGGTGGATTCGACGGTGAAAATGGAGAAGATGAAGAAAAAAGGGAGGATAAAATGGCTAGGCATGGTGAAAATGGAGAGGTTTGGCCAAGTGTTGAGTGCCATTTCTGGTTTAACCTTTTGGAGTTGGCATTTGTTCAAAGATTTTCATCAAAAgatttcttatatatatataattttcactTATCAtgctttttaaaattaattaacatgatGATAATTTTATCAACAACTATTAAATTTCCTATTTCAAAAACCGTACAGTATCTTTCACATGAATGTTTCTGAAGCAACCGAGAATAGCCTGTTTTTGGTTTCCAAGTAAGACCTTatactaaattatttttttccccaATGATTTTagtgttaataaaaatatttttaagaccGAGAGTTGAACTTAACTTAATctcaaaaactagctcaagagAGAGGATTATACAAGTCCATATATAGGGttggaaaaaataccgaaaattgcggtataccgagattaccgtacCAAAAAAtgtcgaattttcggtataccgaagatttTGGTACAGTACGGTAACAATATCGAATTTTTCAGTACGGTAACAGTatgtaatttgaaaattttggtatataccggaataccgaaaaaatatacaaaaattttaaaatatataatattttaaaacaataaatttataaaaaaaatttaaaatgtaagaTTTTTTCcgtataaaacggtatataccgataccgtaccgaaattttcgatacATATAACTACCGTataatttcggtataatcggtatgctatTTATatgtaccgaaaatttcggtacgatatcggtatgaatttttttataccgtaattttcggtacggtatacggtatTTGATTTTCGATatggtacggtacggtataccatCCCTATTACCGTATATGCAACTCTTATGAATAGGACAACTAACAAATATGAACAATATGATTATGATAAGTTTTAATATAGAACCAGGACGAAATCAAATGTTTTGTTCgtgatttgttttattttatttataatgtttgatatatttaatttttattaattcgtGCAAACGTGACTTGTTTGAACAAAATATAATACGATTTTTAATATCAAGTAGAGCATAAAATTTCGTAATCAATTGACATTCAAATCATATCTTGGTTACCAAATCCAAAATTAGGTTTCTATGATTTTGAGATATCTAAATTTCAATTTCCCAGTTATGATCAAAGTGTGACAGCAAAAGTTTGGTGTGACGatcaaaacattttcacatggttaaaattaataattttgacatgtgagttaataattgaaaatttacTATTCTACAATTAAATCGCTTTCAACTCATCTTTTTTGGAAACAAAACAAATGTTTCCCTATTACTTGGCGTGaccaatatttgaaaattttcaagttgTGCAGAAAAGATATATTCCAATTATTAGGAAAATTGAGATATtccaaattttatataaatgttGGAAATTAATCATACATGAAAAAGACATCACTTTAAGCCAAAAAGCATCTAGCTTGTGGTTGTCGATCCAATTATTTGACCTTTtataactttgattttaatataaaaaaaaaactcttgtgtgacggtctcacgaatcaatttcgtaggtcgaatatcttatttgggtcatcaatgaaaaagaattactttttatgctaagagtattactttttattgtgaatatcggtagggttgacctgtcttacagataaagattcgtgagaccgtctcacaagagacttattcaaaaataaataggGAATATTTTAGAGATTCTAAAAAACATACCAAGTCACTAATTTGTATCTATTAAATCCAACTTTAATATACAGTATAAGATGAgaatgataatatgaatatttGAGATAGAATCAATTGCTCTAATTGATATGGTGCACACTTGAACGCATTGATAAAGGAAATGATTTGTGCTTAATATTGATGTAAAGTTGCAATTTCAACAATGTAAGTTTGCGTTTTTGCAATTTATGTTATTTGAcagttatattattatatttgtgtttagtgtgtgtgtgtttttgttCGAAAATTTTAGTCTTATTCCCAACGTGGCAATTGACGTTGAGTCGTTGACATGATATCGATGTAGCATATATGATATCGATATGACATTGACATTAAAAAATCCAGtggaaaaaatgaaaacattgtaaaaattatatatattttgaaatttgatgATGTGGATAATCATCGTTTAAAGAGAAAAACGTACGTgaccaaaattataaattttcataatatattggttaaaaatcaaatgataattcttcaatcttaAACC
Proteins encoded in this window:
- the LOC140989051 gene encoding stress enhanced protein 1, chloroplastic-like isoform X2, with the translated sequence MAAATQISSPLRCYASIRDGGGMIPAQTLAFAPRVPGKFGTVFATGCPLLIQKPFYLRFTAQNSKSVSIRCEQNTKEGNGLDIWIGRLAMVGFTAAISIEIATGKGLLEISGPPWLCAL
- the LOC140989051 gene encoding stress enhanced protein 1, chloroplastic-like isoform X1, translating into MAAATQISSPLRCYASIRDGGGMIPAQTLAFAPRVPGKFGTVFATGCPLLIQKPFYLRFTAQNSKSVSIRCEQNTKEGNGLDIWIGRLAMVGFTAAISIEIATGKGLLENVGLITPLPIAALTVTALVGVLLAVFIFQSASNS
- the LOC140987317 gene encoding uncharacterized protein; translated protein: MALNTWPNLSIFTMPSHFILPFFFIFSIFTVESTTSPGDITALMAFKSAVKPASIPPTSCLATWNFSTDPCSAPRTTDFTCGVTCSGNRVIQLTLDSQSYSGTLSPLISKLTRLITLDLSDNAFYGTIPSSISSLLNLKSLILRANYFEGSIPSSLTNLKSLETLDVSHNSLSGTLPDMNSLTGLANLDVSYNNLTENIPILPPNLKELAIKSNSLSGYLPIYSFSGMALLMVLELSDNLFSGTLDSWLFLLPSLQQVNLSNNSFTIAFVAKPPSGFGSDLVAVDLSFNKIEGLLPVNFTEYPMLRSLALSHNHFRGPIPKQFSRMEYLQRLYLDGNYLNGSPPAGLFAGGGPVSGSLGDNCLENCPVSSELCSKLQKPKSVCQQAYGGKHEVSRVS